GACTAACATCTTTTTGCTGCGATAGGAGAGGACTATGCGATACTGCCCTGAATGCGGAGGGGAAATGCATTACGTAAGCCTTACGAAACGTTATGTCTGCAAAAGCTGCGGTCTGACGCTTACCTTTCAAGAGATCATTGAGATGCGTGAGCAAGCCAAGGAACGTGTTGAAAGAGAGGAAGATGAGAAGAAGAGGCTAAGGAAAGAGTATCTTCAATGGTGGCTCTCAAAGAAGAAGTGATTATGGGACGCAGCTCGGCAGACATCTATTCCTATTATTCACTATGCATCTGAATTTTTAGAGCAGTACCCTCTTACTGGACAGTGAGAGCACCTAGATTTCTTGCAGAACTCAAGGCCTATGCGTACAAGGGCTGACTCGTATTCTTTAATTCTTCTAAGGTTCAGCTTCTCCGCTACTTCTTCAGCATGTTTTGACGGTTTGGGATCAGCATTTCTCCATATACCCCTCAATTCACGCAGAAAGATGTTAACCGCCACAGGTCCGACTCCTTTAAACTCCATCAATCGCTTCTCCAGCTCCTGTGGGCTTCTAGAACATTCATGCAAGGTCTCAAGGTCTCCATACCTTTCTTTAAGGGCTCTCATAGTCTCTAGCATGTTAGTCGCGGTTGAGAAGTCATATCTGACGTAGCCGCCTGAATCCAATACCTCTACAAGCTTGTACCATCCGGCTTCCATAATTTTTTCAGGAGTGATTAATTCTTCCTTCTCGAATTGGCGAAATGTCTTCTTGGCGATTTCAGCTGAAATTCTCTTAGCGAAGAGTATCGAAGCCAGGAACCACTTGAACCTGTCCTCAGGCCGGGTGAGATTCAAGCCTAACTCCTTCGAGTAGGACGGTATAGCTGAGAGTATCTCTTCAACGCTCATGGTCTCACAATACTCATTATTTTCACCCTATGTTTATTAATTGGTTTCCCGAAATCAGTTACTGTCCCTTAGCTTTACAGAATGTATTGAATAGGTCTGGATTAAAGCAGTAGTGAAAGGTGAAGTTGATTGGAATCATATGTCGAGATTATCTGCATTGGAAATGAGCTGCTTATTGGGAAGACAATGAACACTAATGCCCATTGGCTTGCAAGGAGAATAACTGGCCTCGGACTGTCTGTAAGAAGAATAACGGTAATTAGAGATGACGTGGATGAGATTGCGTCATCTATAAGGGAGGCTATCCAACGAAGGCCATGCTTCATAATAACTACTGGAGGCCTTGGACCAACCTTCGATGATAAGACGCTCGCAGGCGTTTCATCAGCTCTAGGCTTAGAGATGGAAGTGAATGAAGATGCATTGGAGATGATAAAGAGCGCCTATCAGCGCTACGTCAATGAGGGAAGAATTGGCCAATTTGAGTTAACGCCTCCAAGGATTAAGATGGCTACACTGCCTAGAGGCGGGGTGCCGCTTCCCAACCCAGTCGGCACCGCGCCCGGTGTTCTAATAGAGACGGAGGGTGTGAAGATAGTAATATTGCCAGGTGTGCCACGTGAAATGATGGCTATCTTTGATTCATCTGTGGAGCCACTCTTACGGAGGGTTTCAGGCGATCTCACCTTTTACGAATCGAGCATAGAGGTTCTTGACCTACCAGAATCTGATCTTGCACCGCTCATAGAGAAAGTCATGACGGATAATCCATACGTATACATCAAGTCCCATCCCCAAACATCTGAAAAAACCCTGAGAGTTGAGATCCATCTTTCTACAACATCAAAGGATTCTTCTGAAGCTATGCAAAGGATCGGGCGGGCGATAATGCAGATTTCGGAGATGATAAAAGAGAGGGGTGGAAAGATCAGACCGAAAAAGATCTCTGAGACCATTTAGATAAATTCGATATGGAAGGTCATTAGAAACGCTTAACTCTAGCCTCACCAGCCATGAATGAAGGGGTAACCATTAATGGTTTTTACGGCCTTCATAATTGGAACCGCAGGCTCAGGGAAGTCTTATCTGACAGCAGCGCTTACAGAAAGAATGCTTATGGACAGACAGAAAGTCGCGACATTGAACCTTGACCCCGGGGTTGTGAACCTGCCATACACGCCAGACATTGACATTCGCAATTACATCTCGATCGAGTCCATTATGGAGAAGTATAATCTCGGCCCAAATGGCGCGCTCATCATGGCCGCAGACCTAATCGCCGATGAGATCGATCTTCTTAAGGAGGAGATCGAGGATCTTGATCCCGACATCCTTATTGTTGACACACCGGGGCAGATGGAGCTCTTCGCCTTCAGGGCAAGCGGCCCCTTCATAGCCCAGACCATTAGCGAAGATGAGAAAGCCATAGTCTACCTCTTTGATTCAGTCTTCTCTCTAAACCCCCTAAATTATGTCTCAAATATGTTTCTCTCTGCGGCAGTACACGTTAGATTCCTCCTTCCCCAAATTCATGTTCTCTCTAAATGCGACTTGATCCCAGAAGCAGACCTAGACAGAGTGCTGGAATGGTCAGAAGACTATGAAGCCTTGGAATCCGCCATAAACGAGAATCTCGAAGGGACGAAGCGTCTACTCACACAGAGGATGGGAGAAGCCATCCATCAGCTCGAGCTCAGCTTCCCCCTAATACCTGTATCAGCACAGACGCATGAGGGACTTATTGAACTGAATGCTATGCTTGAACGAGTGTTTAAGGGTGGAGAGAAGATCACCTATTAGTCCTATATTATTGTCCAAGCCGCGGCTATCGAGCCCCGTTCAGCATCCCTTAAGCTATCCGCGCTGCAGATTATCACGACGTCCCCTTCCTCCGGGTTGAGAGATTGAATTATGTGGGTGAAAGCCTTAGGAAAATCCCTACTTACATCGTCACTTACGGCAGGAAGGATAAGTCTGCCATGCTTAACGACAATGGTACTCGCGCCTTTAGCCCCGGCTCGAATAGACGCATCCCGCTGTTCAAGACCTTTCCTCACATTTGCTCCGCCCCTAACCAAAACCGCCACATTATACCGGGCTAATGTCAATTCATTTTTCTCCTTTAATTCAACCATCACTGGTATGTGGGCTTTAAGACTGCGCCAAATCTTTTCCCCCTTTTCAGTTAATTTGCAACCCTTCTTAGAAGTTGATATCAACCCCTTATTCACCATCTTCAAAATTAGAGTTCTTGTGGCCCCCTCGCCTAGGCCAAGCATCTCAGACAGACGGGCGCGGCCGACTAGCCCCTCAGAGGCGATGATACTCAAAAATCTGACCGCATCATAAATGGTGAAGGATGGGGAGGGTCCCGGAGCATTCTCACGTACTACCTCTTCGATTACTCTCTTCATAAACATTACCGCTCAACACCTCGATATAGCAGAAAACAAGTATTTTACATTTCCTAACAGAAATCACTCTTATTATACAGAGCATAATTCAACTTGATTTTTGTACATGAAATTTCGATCTATTTTGAACAGCACAGCATGGCTGTCTCTAGAGGCTCTCATCCTTTTCTAGTTCTTGAGCAAATGGCACGCAAACTTCGGCTACACTTGCTATGAAAAAGGTTTCAATGTATGGGTAGCCGGAGAACCTGGATGAGGCAAACATACAGCATTATTACACTTGACTGGGAAGATTAAATCTGGAAAACTTATGAGTGAAATCTACGAAATGCTGATACACTACGGAAAAGTCTATCATCCAGCTTACAGGGACCGACACTTCGACCAGCAATAGTAAAAAGTAATCGTAATTTAGAGCTTGCAGCCAAAAATGCCTTCTAATTCCACGTAATCTTCATATAACCTAAAATCTCTTTTAGAAAGTGCAAGTCTACACCTAAATCTTTACGTCCGACTGGGAAAAACATAAGAGGACGATGCGTCTCAGTACTTGAAATAAGGTTGCTGGGCCCGTAGCTCAGCCAGGATAGAGCACCGGGCTTTTAACCCGGGGGTCGTGGGTTCAATTCCCGCCGGGTAATTGTCAGATTTGGCAATTTCTTGGATAAGATTTAATAGTCGCTTTGGGAAATGAATTTTTTCTTGAAGGTGATGAAGCCCACCTTTAACCGCCTCGGCTTCGTCCTAGGCTGATGGCTTCTACCAACAAAACCGCAGAATGGGTGGGAACATAAAACCTTTACGAGCCAAAATAGAAGATTTGGTCAAGACAAAAAATATTATGCGATATGTTCTTGAGCGGCAGAACAAAGATGGCGGATACACATTCTGCAGAGGAGGAGAATCGAACGCTCAAGACACGTATTACGCGTTAAAGATACTTGAGATGCTTGGCGCCCAGCCTAGAAATGTGCAAAAAACAGTCCGTTTCTTACAAAGGCTCCAGTATGATGACGGAGGCTTCGATTCAGTTAAGGTTGCGTACTACGCGATTCGTTCCTTACTCCACCTTG
This genomic interval from Candidatus Bathyarchaeota archaeon contains the following:
- a CDS encoding ATP/GTP-binding protein, which codes for MVFTAFIIGTAGSGKSYLTAALTERMLMDRQKVATLNLDPGVVNLPYTPDIDIRNYISIESIMEKYNLGPNGALIMAADLIADEIDLLKEEIEDLDPDILIVDTPGQMELFAFRASGPFIAQTISEDEKAIVYLFDSVFSLNPLNYVSNMFLSAAVHVRFLLPQIHVLSKCDLIPEADLDRVLEWSEDYEALESAINENLEGTKRLLTQRMGEAIHQLELSFPLIPVSAQTHEGLIELNAMLERVFKGGEKITY
- a CDS encoding nicotinamide mononucleotide deamidase-related protein, whose protein sequence is MESYVEIICIGNELLIGKTMNTNAHWLARRITGLGLSVRRITVIRDDVDEIASSIREAIQRRPCFIITTGGLGPTFDDKTLAGVSSALGLEMEVNEDALEMIKSAYQRYVNEGRIGQFELTPPRIKMATLPRGGVPLPNPVGTAPGVLIETEGVKIVILPGVPREMMAIFDSSVEPLLRRVSGDLTFYESSIEVLDLPESDLAPLIEKVMTDNPYVYIKSHPQTSEKTLRVEIHLSTTSKDSSEAMQRIGRAIMQISEMIKERGGKIRPKKISETI
- a CDS encoding DUF4443 domain-containing protein, which encodes MFMKRVIEEVVRENAPGPSPSFTIYDAVRFLSIIASEGLVGRARLSEMLGLGEGATRTLILKMVNKGLISTSKKGCKLTEKGEKIWRSLKAHIPVMVELKEKNELTLARYNVAVLVRGGANVRKGLEQRDASIRAGAKGASTIVVKHGRLILPAVSDDVSRDFPKAFTHIIQSLNPEEGDVVIICSADSLRDAERGSIAAAWTII